The Mycosarcoma maydis chromosome 8, whole genome shotgun sequence DNA segment GAAAGCcgctcgagaagctgaTGTCGCCATGTTGGATGTGTACTGTCTTGGTGGAGAGCAAGATCGTCACAGCCAAATCGATGCGAAACCACCCgacacagtcacgagtattgctctcattcacgattcgtgattcgtgatgggTCTTGGAGCGCAAAAAAATATCACATCCGCGAtcccactcgtgactttttcTTGTCTTTGCTTCCAACCGCACGAGACACATTTTTTGAACCCCAACTGGTTCATGACGAGGTGTAACATCCTGTGTGTTTTTTCCGTGCTCTCACGTGTCGTGCATATTGCACTCGCACTCCGCGGAATTGCCCAGGCTGACGTGATGACGTGAAGCTGGTGTGGAGGCACAGTCAACACTCGACCATGACAAGCACGACGTACGATCAGTGGCGCGGCTTGGCAAAGACAAATTAcggcagcttgagcgatgCTGTCACAGACGCGAGTCGCGATGTGAGAGGCTGAGATGCAGCCACGCTGACTCGCTGACGCTGGAACAGCATCCAGCTCAGACCGCATAAGTAGCGCGACAGTTCGTTTGTTTGcgtggttgctgctgcttgtctACGTCCACGTTTCCGATCGGTCGCGCACTTGGATCGTCCAGCAGTGAGCGCGCCCACGACGCCGACCGACATCGATGCGACTTTGGCCAGTCGAACTAGGCGTGCGCTTTTCGACGCGTGCCAGTAGAGACACTGCATCATTGACGCAGACGCTGTTGGTGATGCTGTGGGCGATAtcgttgagctcgacggcGCAAGCAAGTGTACAGACTGGACGAGGTTGCAGGAGCACTGGCACTCGCGTGGTTGGTACGCGTGGCCTACTAGCGCTTTGCAGCGCACGCTTGgtgtcggcatcgacgtcgcaGATCGGCGCATCGCAACGCCACTTTCGTATCGGCCATCCTGGCGCACGCATCACTTGGAATATGACGACCGACGTCGCTCCGCAATCCGCGGCGTTCGAAGCGTTCGAATCGTACCCCACGCTTGACCCGTCACACACCACATTGAGCCTGGTCAAAGACGCCATGGACCTGTTCTCGGCGAAACCGTCGGCTGCGATctttgctcgctcgtgGAGTCGCAACGCTACGTTTAGCGATCCGATCTGCCATGCGGTCGGCGCGAGACAGTATCTCGCACAGTGGTATGCGATGCGCGCTGTGTTCAGCGAGTCGGAAACGCTCGAGTGGAAACTCATCCGTGACGAACCGACGCATATCGAATACGTCCAGAAACAGAGGTACAAACTCAAAGCGCTCGGCACGGTCAAAGTGATGCACAGCACTGTGGTCATGCACACAGATGCACACGGCAGGATCACACGCTTCGAGGATAGGTGGAACCATACCGCGTTACCCGGCACGTTGGCTTGGCCGTTCAGAAGACTGAATGCCATCACGCTCCCATGGCTCGTCGCCGTTGCAGCTGAATCCAAAAACGCTCTCACGTAGCATTTGCCACTCAACTTGGTCCGTtgtcgctcgtcgtcgacacgCGAATTCATGTGCGCTCATACTCGGTGTGCGGTTGATCACGAACAATATCGTACACGCTGCACGCACGCTTACACTGAAGCGCAAGTGCAGTGCAAGACAACTCCGATACCGCTTGTCTGTCCTCATTCCATTCGCGCATTCCATCACATACCCGGCATAATCGAAAAGGGTATATCATTATCTGTTCGGGTATCGTAGGCACTGGAGCGCGaacaagcaaagcaaatCAAACGCCAAACATCAGCAAGTGGCTCCAACATGTATCTTGCGCGTTGCGTGCTTGCAAGCGTCGCGAATTGAGCCGAGGCTGCGGCGACTCGCGCGGCTGGCGAAGCTGGTGAAACGAATCAGTATGGGTGCCCTGAAAAATGGGTTTAGTGGCAGGGCGGATTCGCCATGGATTTGTACGAAGACCGTCGTGATATAGTTGAAACTCATCATTATACGTTTGTCTGCCAGCCGAGCCGAGCCGAGCCGAACCTAGCGGAGCCTAGTGTAGCACATGCCCCGAGTCGTAGCATCGTAGACGCAgacgctgatgctgatgcgaACGTGCATGCAGATCGAAGTTGGTGTGCAAAAGATACTTACGCCATGTGCTTGAGAGCATGTATTCAAGACCTCTTGTTGGCGAGTACATCTACGTAGCAAGTGAAAAGCCAAAGTGGATAGTGGTCAGCACCGAGATGCACGACGCGTTGCATATGCACCTGGCatgcgagcgagcgagtgAAAACTCGGACGAAAAAAAGCTCATTAAACAGCCTAAAAAGTGTCCTTCATAGAGCAATATCGGACGGTAATTTCCAGCATCCCCTCCCGAAGAAGGGGGATACAAATGTAATCCtagccaagatcgagcgaGATGTGCGACTCGGAGCGCTCGCATGTCGAGTGTATCCACGTATGTGGACGGTAGACACTTACTATTCAGGCTCTTGTGGTGGTGCGCGGAAAAGCGGATTTGGCCCGAACCGAATCCACCGCATTCCGCCGGCCATGATGCTTGCGTGGCGCAGACGCGAATTGAGTAACGAGACGAATGCCTTTATCCATCTCGTTGACCAGCGCATCCATGTCTTTTGCATACGCATCAGCGTTGGCTATGAGCATAATCACCTGTTTGCGcacgtcgagcatcgacgaaACGTCCAAGTCGACATCCTCAAGTCGCGAGATCGCCGTACGAAGCGCAGCCACAAGCCGAGATCTTGTACGGTGTCGGAGAACGGCGCGCTTgtggatgcgcttcttggaTGTGAGCACAAACACGCGCAAGATAGGACGCGCTGCATGCGCAGACCAAGTTGCAGGTAGATGCAGTGCTTCCCACCGAGTTTGTTCTACAACATCCTTCTGAGTAGCACGTGATTCGAGCGGAACCATAGGCAGACAAAGATGCCGGCGTTGATGCGTCGAAGCGTGTGGTGGCAGCGGAAGCCATGGTGGAAGTAGCCGCGTTTCATCGATACATCCGTGTTCGTCGACCAAATGACGAGGAAACGGTTTCAGAACCATGGTAAAGTCTGCACAGCCGTATACCCGATGTCTCTTGTCCGGTGCAATAAATGCATGCGCGTGCGGCTCCAGACTTGCGTGTCGCAGGGGCTTGATCTGCAAGACATTGATCCACAACGATATGTGTCAGTCCTCACTTGCCCCACTGACTCTTCATGCAACCAACGTCAAGAAAGAGCGAGGCAAAAGTGCGAGGTCGGAGAGAAGAGAAAACAAATGTAGCCAGGACCCTAGGTTGTAGCCTCAAACAAGCATTGGTACATAGTACCTCACTCCAAGTGCTATGAAATTAGGGTGCCAGCCCAAGTACATTCATCCTGGCGCAGCCTGCTCTCTACGGGCGCTACCGAGGCAGCGACCACAGACGAAAAAGGTAGCGCAACGCAGGCGAAGAGGTGACAAGGGCACATTGATCTAGGCAAAGCCGCCGCCAGGGTTGTCGCGTTTTTTACACGTCCACTCGCCCGCCCGTTAGGGCAGGCTCATGGCCTCCTCATgtgtcgaggatgtcgCTCCCAATCAGACGATATTGTGCTAGGGACGCGGATCGAGCCAAGCTCAACCGCGCCGCGTGCACCGGCGCCAATCAAAAGTGACTGCGAGGACTTTTCGGTGACATGTCCAAGCGTCACAGGGAAGAAGGAAAGCGGGAAAGGGAAAAGGGAAGCCCACGGGAAAGGGGAAGGGGAAGGGGAAGGACGCCGCTGGATGCTTACCAAAATCCTGGGCTTGCTGGTCGAAGACGACGCTTGTGAAGAAAGGAGTCGTTGGATTGTCGGCAATGCTGGATGGAAGCGAGGAAGCCGTACACCCGAACGCAAAAATCGCATCGTAGGCGTGCTCTCTAAGCGATGCACAAACAATAAAAGTTGCTGACTGATCAGCTCCTTTGCACCCTTGACTACTGCACAGAACGGGTCCATCGCAACGAGGGATCAGCACCTTGACCGGCGACGTAGAATCAGTAAGCTTTGCGAAGTTAACGCGAACCAAGACCGCGAGACTCTAGTTTGTAAAATGCTATAGCATCCTCTTGTTCCGTCGATGTGGACAAAGTGCTGCCACCCCATGTGTGCGATGGAAGCTGTGTTGGATCATGAATGCTTGAGTACGCACCTCTACCGAAAGGTAAACGACGACGCTGAGGAGCGTATAAGAGGCGAGCCAAGCCTATGTAGGAGGAACAAAACCAATTGCAAGAACCACGGGTCAGTGACAGCGTCCTGCTGGTAtggtcgagcgagcgagctgtTCGCATCCAAGTTTCTGATCATCTGATTCGTGTATAAAATTTCTGATTGGTTTacgcaatcacgaacatCATGCGTAGCGTTGATTATAATCCTTCGAGGAACATGGATGAGAAAGCTTGCCGGAGTGCCACACACGGCAAAACTTACAAAGGAGCAGTGAAAGGTATGGCTGCTATCTTGACCAGAGGAGCAGACGTTGTTGTcgtggatggtgatggtggcagATGCACCGACCGGCGGGCAAACCGGCAACCATGATGAGATGGTAGGATGTAGATCGAGTATAAGGAGTAGCACCAAACTTGTGTTGGAAGAGCACCTCAAAATTTTCTCTCgcctttcttcttgtctgTGTCTGCCTGTTGGCAGCAAATTaaaaaggaaaaaaaaatTAACTTGACTGCGGTTGCAAAATGCCACTGTCTTCTCTGTTCGCACGAGAGAGAGGTCGACACACCATCTCGTGATCGACTCGATAGACACACGTGACATCGTGCACAACAACTCGAGATGTTAGAACGTAATTTTGGTCAAGCTGAAGAGTATTAATTCGAGGCTAAAACGtgaactcgtgactcttgaAAAATTCACGGATTTGGAAggacggcagcagcagcgcggaGCACATGAAATTTCGACGTTTTCCACAAGTTAGAAGCGCGCCCATCTGCGACCGCATCTTTTCGCGAAATTTTGCCCACACACACCCACACACACTCTCTGCACTTCTTGTCGTTCCTCACCGTCATCTGCACGCTCATTCCTGCGAATCCACCAGACAACACCACAGTAACGATGGGCAAAGACGAATCGAAAAAGGACAAAAAGTCGAAGCGCAAGTCCGAGGTGGCAGCTATGGACGTCGACGCCGTTTCCACCGACGTCGAAGCTACACCATCGAaaaaggacaagaaggagaAAAAGACGAAAGCCCAAGTTTCAGTCAacgaagctgctgctgctgctgctgctgctgcttctgctgtatccgatgacgaagatggcgagacGTCGCACGATATCTCGCCGATTGCTCAGCCGCTAGCACAAGccaagatgagcaagaagctgtTCAAGTTGACCAAGAAGGCGTCCAAGTCGCGTGGCCACGTCAAGCGTGGTGTCAAGGAGGTAGTCAAGGCTCTTCGAAAGGGCGAGAAGGGGTTGGTGGTACTCGCTGGGGATATCTCGCCCATCGACATTCTGAGTCACATCCCAGTGCTGTGCGAGGACACCAGCAACCCGTACATCTTTGTAGCCAGCAAAGAGTCTCTCGGCGCCGCTAGCGCCACAAAGAGACCAACCAGCGTCGTCATGATCGTCCCCGGAGGCGGCAAAAAGGGCGCCGCTAAGGCCAACAACGCCGCAAACCCAAAGGAAGACTACATGCAGGACTACACCACCCTCCACAAGCACGTCCAGGGTTTGAGCGACCAAGTTGCCATGGCCGTCTGAACAACCACACCCACACACACCCCGCTTTCAAACACCTCCCTCAGCGCGCTCCTTTTCTTTTCGCATCCTTCTTTGCTGTCTTTCATCTTTCTGCGACCTCTGCGACCTCTTGCCACGCTTTTCTCACCTTGTACCATTAGTTTCTCCGTCGCACGTCGGCGCCGCCATCTGTCGCCACGCCAATCAAAGCTTCGACTACCCACAGCGTCTGTCTTCATGCAAGCTTCGACTCCCACCGCGTCTGTCTCACTTTCGGCTCAACTTCTGCCTGAGCACACGTCATGATCAACTTGAAGTGCAATTTACTGTGTGGCATGCTCGGCAGGGCTTTGTTTGCGTTCCGATCACCGCAGCGATCCCTGTTGACCCTGCAGTCGCTTGAGCATCCCCTGGGCACCGTTGCCAGACATACTGGAAAACCCAGAGACACCGGACGCGGTCGACTCTGGCGTACCCCTATGCGTCTGCTGCCATGTGCCGctggctgcttctgcttctgcgccTCCTGCGTCCTGCATCGGTGCGATAGCCTGGAGCAACGACGGACGCGACACTCGCCGCTTTCTCGctgtctcgctctcacTAGCAATCGGCGCAAAGGGAGGGGCTTGCACAGCTTGCGCCGCCGCTCCAGTGAAGCGTCCCAGCGTCTGGCTCAAGAATGACGGCTTCTGTGTACCGCTGAGCGTAGGTCGACTCGGAGATGCTGCACCGCTAAAGCGAGGAGATCGCCAGGCTTGACGCACCGTTGACGAGGATAAGCCTGCCTCTTCAGTTTGACCTTGCCCCACCGAGGGTGAAGCCGGACTGGCAAGCGATCCCGATGACGAGAAAGACGATGGGAAAGCACCCGGGATCGCATGCGCCGCAGTCACAGCTGTCGTCGCCacagacgacgacgacgcctcGCTTCGATGCGCGCCTGTCAGCACCGCCGCATCGACTACGATGCTTCGTCCGTTAATACGGATGCCTCCGCTCGCCTGACTTGGTGCCGATGCagtcgacgctgacgagGTCGTGCGCTGCGACGCCTTCGACACAGCGTCGCTAGGCCAGCGTTGCACTTTCGGGGCCTCCCTCTTGcccacctcgtcatccacaGATGCAGACGAGGTAATATGCAGACTTGACTTGCGTCGCGTCTGGCCACGCAACAGCGTGCCCATTCCCTCTCGATCAGCAGGCAGCGATGCGGGTCCAGGAGACTGTGAAAAAGGATTCGAGACGGCAGTGTCTGACAGATCTGAATGCAGCGGCTGTGGTGCACGGATGGTAATCCCT contains these protein-coding regions:
- a CDS encoding putative nucleolar rRNA processing protein, with amino-acid sequence MGKDESKKDKKSKRKSEVAAMDVDAVSTDVEATPSKKDKKEKKTKAQVSVNEAAAAAAAAASAVSDDEDGETSHDISPIAQPLAQAKMSKKLFKLTKKASKSRGHVKRGVKEVVKALRKGEKGLVVLAGDISPIDILSHIPVLCEDTSNPYIFVASKESLGAASATKRPTSVVMIVPGGGKKGAAKANNAANPKEDYMQDYTTLHKHVQGLSDQVAMAV